gacataagagaggacacttctctctattaattataactagctaacacaatatatgaaacacctaaattaaccccgcaaaacccccaaccccccctttaaaaaaaaaacaaaaacctcagccacagaaatgctgatgcgtgaatgcctattggtcccggttggtgccaccaaccaggaccaaagggtctcctgcctgggctccgcgcacaggccatgtggaggcccatcagtcccggttctggattgaaccgggactaaagggacagggcattagtaccgacactttagtcccggttcagaaactgggactaaaggcccttacaaaccgggacaacaggccctttttctatcAGTGTTTTGTCGATTGCTGCCCTCATAATTTTTTTGCAATAGTTTGGTTTTATTACTGTTGGTGGCAGGTACGACAAACTTGTCGGCATGTTCAGTAACAAGCAAGTCCCCACTGTTGGCGTCGATCTTGGAATAGAAAGAGTTTTCGCAATCATTGAGCAACATGAGAAAGAAAATAACCAGGTATTTTCTCAATGTTGTGTCATTATGTCGTTGTTGCGGCAATGTAGCAGAACTGATCTTGGCCCTCGAATCGCAGGTTATCCGGGCTAGCGTGACAGAGGTTTTGGTGTCGATTCTAGGGAAGGACCTTATATTGGCCGCCGAGCTTGCGAATGAGTTATGGAGTGCTGGGATAAAGGCAGAGTTCAAGCTCACCACCAGGGAGC
The nucleotide sequence above comes from Triticum urartu cultivar G1812 unplaced genomic scaffold, Tu2.1 TuUngrouped_contig_4367, whole genome shotgun sequence. Encoded proteins:
- the LOC125527720 gene encoding histidine--tRNA ligase, cytoplasmic-like, translated to MFSNKQVPTVGVDLGIERVFAIIEQHEKENNQVIRASVTEVLVSILGKDLILAAELANELWSAGIKAEFKLTTRELDHIKYVTQTGIPWMVLVSQGELEMWPPLYGQWLCRLSVFGVCRRVCSASTRIFSALL